In Rhodococcus qingshengii JCM 15477, the sequence CACAGGAAGACGGGCGATCAGCATGCTCGCTGGGCTGGAGAACTGTTGCCAGTGGGCCGATTTCGGACTGGCCGAAGCAGTTGTAGAAACCGATGTCCGGGTAGCGCTCGCGCAGACGATTGAGCACGGTGACCGGCATGATCGAGGCGCCGTACTGCGCCTTCTTCAGCGACGACAGATCGCGGGTCTCGAGGTCCGGATGGTTGGCCAGCGGTACCCACACGGTCGGCGCCAGGAACAGCGATCCGATCTTTTCGGCTTCGACACGGCGCAGGATTTCCGGGATGTCCGGCGCCTGCATCAGACTGACCGTCGCGCCGACGGACAGGTACGGCAGCATGAAGACGTGCATGCCCGCGGAGTGGTACATCGGCATGCAGATCAGCGGGTTGTCGTTCTTGTCGAGGCCGAGCGCGATCACCGAGGACACGTACTCGTGAACCAGTGCACCGTGAGACATCATGGCGCCCTTGGGCTTCGAGGTGGTGCCCGAGGTGTACAGGAGTTGCGCCAGATCGGTCGACGTCGCACGCGGTTCGAAGACCGGCACCTCGCCTGCCTCACCGATCGTGACGACGGACAGTTCCGCGTCCCGCAGTGCGATCACGTGATCGAGATCGAGGTCGGAGCGTACCGAGTCGAGTGTCGGCGCCAATGCCGGATCCACCAACACCGCGCGGGCGCCTGACTGCGCCACGAGGTACCGGAGTTCCTCCCCCTTCAGTGCGTAATTGACGGGAACATGCACCAAACCTGCTCGTGCACAGGCAAGAAATCCGATTGCATAGGCGTCGGAGTTGGTTCCGTATGCCGCGACGCGGTCGCCGTGTTCGAGCCCCAGACCGAGCAAGTAGGCGGCGACCCGCGTCACCGCGTCGTCGAGTTCGCGGTAGGTGCGAGTGCGATCTTCGAATACGACGGCTACACGGTCGGGGTACTTGGCTGCCGAGCGCCGAAGCACTCCGTCGACAGTGTTGGTGCGTGGATCCAGGCTCATGCGCCTCAGGTTATAGGACGTCCAACTAAACCGGAAGAGCGATCGTTACTTATTGCGCCATTCGGGCTTTCGCTTGTCCACAAAGGCCTGCATACCTTCCTGAGCGTCGCAGGTCACGGCGTTGGTTGCCATAGTTTCCGCCATCGCCTCGTACGCCTGCGCTTGCGGCAGATCGATCTGGCGATAGAACGCCTGCTTACCGATCTTCACCGTCAAGGGGCTGGCCGTCGTGATCTTGGCGGCCAGTTCGCGCACCTCTCGGTCCAGGTCTTCGGGCGCGACGACGAAGTTCACCAGACCCCAGTCCGCAGCGGTGTCGGCGTCGATCGTCTGCCCGGTGAGCAACATCTGCATCGAGCGCTTGCGCCCTACTGCCCTGCTCAGCGCCACCATGGGCGTCGAGCAGAACAGTCCGATCTTGACGCCCGGCGTGCCGAAGACAGCATTCGACGCAGCAACAACCAGATCACACGACGCGGCCAGTTGGCAGCCCGCCGCGATAGCCGGGCCCTGTACTGCGGCAATCACCGGCTGCGGAATCCGTTGTACGGTCTCCATCATCTCGGTACAGCCGTCGAAGATCGCCCGCTCGTCCTCGAGGGTTCTCCCGATCATCTCCGTCAGATCGTGTCCGGCGGAGAACACCGGGCCTTCGGCGCGCACGATCACGACCCGCACGCGCTCGTCTACAGACAATTCGACAAGGGCAGCCGTCACCTCACGCATGGTCTCCGCCGAGAGCGGATTGCGCCGCGCCGGCCGATCGAGCGTCAGGAAACCGAGTCCCACCGATTCCTCGACGGAAATCTTCACTGCAGTGTCTTCTACCTGTGTCTGCGACATGTGTTCTCTCTACCAATCGAATCCATCCCGGTCAACGAGACGAAAAGGACATCCACTCGCACCGCGTCGATACGGTCCGGTCAATACTTCGCCACTACGAGGAGTGCCCATGAGCACCGATGCCGCCGTCACCACTGATCTCGAAGAGATTCTGCGCGCTCAGCAGGAAGCAACTCGAGCCGCTGGTCTTCCGTCCGCGCAGACACGACGCGAGCGCATTCAACGCGTCGTCGATCTCCTGGTGGCAAACCACAAGGATCTGACCGAGGCGATCAACGAAGACTTCGGCGGCCGAATCCCGGCCTACTCGGTGATGAATGACGTTCTCGGGTCGATGGTTTCACTCAAGCACGTTCGTGATTCGCTCGAAGAGTGGATGATTCGCTCACCGAGAGCTACCGGAGCGATGCAGGACCAGTTGGGTGCCACGGCGTACGTGTCGTACCAGCCGAAGGGTTCGATCGGCATCATCGGAACCTGGAATGCTCCCCTGTTCACTCTCCTGAGCCCGCTCGCCTGCGCCCTCGGAGCAGGAAATCGCGCCGTTCTCAAACCGTCGGAGATCGTGCCCAATACTGCGGCCGTCCTGGCCGAGGCGGCTCGTCGAACTCTCGACCCCGTGGAGGTCGCGGTGGTGACCGGCGGCCCGGAAGTCGCTGATCTGCTGACGTCGCTGCCTTTCGACCACCTCGTCTTCACCGGCAGCACGACCGTCGGAAAGCTGGTCATGGCCAATGCTGCGAAGAACCTGGTGCCGGTCACCCTCGAACTCGGCGGCAAGTCACCGAGCGTCTTGAGCCGCAGTGCCGATATCAGCTCTGCTGCTTCGCGTTTGGCTATCGCGAAGTCCACCAACGCCGGTCAACTCTGTGTCTCTCCCGATCTGATCTACGTTCCGCGCGAGAACACGGAAGCATTCATCGACGCGTTCACCGACCAGTTCACGGGACTGTTTCCCACGATCGCCGACAACAAAGACATGGTCTCGATAGTCAGCGATCGTCACCTCGCACGCATCGAGGGGTACATCGCGGACGCCGAAGAACGTGGGGCACGGATCATCACCGTTCCCGACGAAGAACTCTCCGCAGACACTCGTCGTCGCCCACTGCGAATCGTGGTCGACCCTCCGACCGACGCGCAGATCATGAAGGAGGAGATCTTCGGGCCGGCCGTCGTCGTCTTGCCGTACGACCAACTCGACAACGTCGTCGCCGACATCAATTCACGACCGAAACCGTTGGCGCTGTACTACTTCGGAACCGATCTGGACGAGAAGGAATCCGTACTCGAACGCACCGTCTCGGGCGGCGTCACCATCAACGACGCGATGTCTCACCCCGGGCTGAGCGACGCACCCTTCGGCGGCGTCGGGGCTTCGGGCATCGGGCACTACCACGGCCGTGAGGGTTTCCTCGAGTTCAGTCACGCGCGAACGGTATTCGAAGCAGCGCAGCATGACCCACGCGGTGAATGGGGAATGCTCCCGCCGTACGGTGAGGGTTTCGAGCAGATGATGTTGGCTCAGGTAACGCCCTAGGGCCTCCGGCCCCGTGCGCCTTTTTGGTAGTTCGCGCTACCGGAAAGGCGCACCGGCAAGGCCGCGGCTGAGGAACTCCACCAGCTGACCCGGTTCGGTATCCACCGACTCGATCAGTTGGATCAACTCCTTCTTGTCTTCTACCGCAAGCGGTTCGATGCCACCGAACGTGCGCATCGTGGACCCGGCCGGAAGAACACGAGCACACACGAGTGTGCCTGGCTCGAGGTTCAGCGAGCCCCACTCGTCCGTGACCTTCACCAGATGCCCGTTGCGGACGTCGCTGAGGGTCACCAACTGTCCCGGCTCCGTCGAGGCGACCTTGTACACCGAGCGCGGAATCGACAACCACTGATCGGCCAGTTCGCGTTCGTCGGCAGGCAGCAGTTCTCCGCGGCGCTCGACAAAAGCTGCGAAAATACCCGCATCGAACAAGGCAGCGTCGACGGCCAAACCACCTTCGACGGCCAGCGTCAGTGCTTCTTCGCTGTTGAACTGCTCGGCACGGATGAGCGCAAGATCGAACACGGCGTCGAAGT encodes:
- a CDS encoding acyl-CoA synthetase, whose protein sequence is MSLDPRTNTVDGVLRRSAAKYPDRVAVVFEDRTRTYRELDDAVTRVAAYLLGLGLEHGDRVAAYGTNSDAYAIGFLACARAGLVHVPVNYALKGEELRYLVAQSGARAVLVDPALAPTLDSVRSDLDLDHVIALRDAELSVVTIGEAGEVPVFEPRATSTDLAQLLYTSGTTSKPKGAMMSHGALVHEYVSSVIALGLDKNDNPLICMPMYHSAGMHVFMLPYLSVGATVSLMQAPDIPEILRRVEAEKIGSLFLAPTVWVPLANHPDLETRDLSSLKKAQYGASIMPVTVLNRLRERYPDIGFYNCFGQSEIGPLATVLQPSEHADRPSSCGRAVFFVETRVVDADGNDVADGESGEVLYRSPQLCNGYWENPEATAEAFRDGWFHSGDLVVRDEEGFITVVDRIKDVINTGGILVASREVEDAVYTHPAVAEVAVIGTPDEKWIEAVTAIVVLKDGNDELTPEALIAHVKERIAPFKVPKHVRFVAELPRNQSGKLLKRELRTV
- a CDS encoding enoyl-CoA hydratase, translating into MSQTQVEDTAVKISVEESVGLGFLTLDRPARRNPLSAETMREVTAALVELSVDERVRVVIVRAEGPVFSAGHDLTEMIGRTLEDERAIFDGCTEMMETVQRIPQPVIAAVQGPAIAAGCQLAASCDLVVAASNAVFGTPGVKIGLFCSTPMVALSRAVGRKRSMQMLLTGQTIDADTAADWGLVNFVVAPEDLDREVRELAAKITTASPLTVKIGKQAFYRQIDLPQAQAYEAMAETMATNAVTCDAQEGMQAFVDKRKPEWRNK
- a CDS encoding coniferyl aldehyde dehydrogenase, translating into MSTDAAVTTDLEEILRAQQEATRAAGLPSAQTRRERIQRVVDLLVANHKDLTEAINEDFGGRIPAYSVMNDVLGSMVSLKHVRDSLEEWMIRSPRATGAMQDQLGATAYVSYQPKGSIGIIGTWNAPLFTLLSPLACALGAGNRAVLKPSEIVPNTAAVLAEAARRTLDPVEVAVVTGGPEVADLLTSLPFDHLVFTGSTTVGKLVMANAAKNLVPVTLELGGKSPSVLSRSADISSAASRLAIAKSTNAGQLCVSPDLIYVPRENTEAFIDAFTDQFTGLFPTIADNKDMVSIVSDRHLARIEGYIADAEERGARIITVPDEELSADTRRRPLRIVVDPPTDAQIMKEEIFGPAVVVLPYDQLDNVVADINSRPKPLALYYFGTDLDEKESVLERTVSGGVTINDAMSHPGLSDAPFGGVGASGIGHYHGREGFLEFSHARTVFEAAQHDPRGEWGMLPPYGEGFEQMMLAQVTP